In a single window of the Gossypium hirsutum isolate 1008001.06 chromosome D02, Gossypium_hirsutum_v2.1, whole genome shotgun sequence genome:
- the LOC107910312 gene encoding subtilisin-like protease SBT1.7: MQSVNYSTKEMKPLKIKVAAIVVVLSLCYACVIAEQAKRTYIVHMDKSNMPECFTHHSLWYDSSLKSVSKSASMLYRYENVIHGYSARLTPEEAESLGKQSGVLSVLPDVRYELHTTRTPEFLGLGNNSALIPTTASTSEVIVGILDTGVWPELKSFDDSELGPVPSGWKGKCEVGQNFSSSSCNKKLIGARYYLQGYEAALGPIDETMESKSPRDDDGHGTHTATTAAGSVVPNANLLGYASGTARGMASHARVAIYKVCWLNGCFISDITAGMDRAIADGVDIMSMSIGGHITEYYLDIIAIGAFTAAAHGIFVSCSAGNEGPEAGSLLNVAPWITTVGAGTLDRDFPASITLGNNMRYTGVTLYNGKQLSNSTVPLVYGGSVSNSSNGSLCIDGSLIPEKVRGKIVVCDRGGSDRVEKGVVVKAAGGVGMILANTLTFGEELLADAHLLPSAAVGQIAGDSIKKYISFDPNPTATIGPGTTMLGVQPSPMVAAFSSRGPNPVTPAIFKPDIIAPGVNILAGWTGEVGPTGLAIDQRHVKFNIVSGTSMSCPHVSGLAAILKAAHPEWSPAAIKSALMTTAYSTYPNGEKIKDVATGGPATPFDYGAGHVDPIAALDPGLVYDTTIDDYLGFLCALNYTPSQIKSTTQTNFTCQKSKKYTLGDFNYPSFSVPFQTGLRSTVKYTRTITNVGVPATYKISLYSQTQAVKMSVVPAILSFSAQYEKKSYTVTFRAISMPPGSTGFARLEWSDGKHIVSSPIAYIWT, from the coding sequence ATGCAATCAGTTAATTACTCGACTAAAGAGATGAAGCCATTGAAGATCAAAGTAGCAGCAATCGTTGTAGTTCTGAGTTTGTGTTACGCATGCGTCATAGCAGAGCAAGCCAAAAGGACTTACATAGTTCACATGGACAAGTCCAACATGCCAGAATGTTTCACCCATCACTCCCTATGGTATGATTCATCTTTAAAATCTGTCTCAAAATCAGCATCTATGCTTTACAGATACGAAAACGTAATCCATGGCTACTCCGCGAGGCTCACACCTGAAGAAGCTGAATCTCTTGGAAAACAGTCTGGAGTTCTCTCAGTCCTACCTGACGTTAGATATGAACTGCATACAACTCGAACACCGGAGTTCCTTGGATTAGGAAACAACAGCGCTCTCATCCCCACCACTGCTTCAACGAGTGAAGTGATTGTTGGCATATTGGATACTGGAGTTTGGCCCGAGCTGAAAAGTTTCGACGATTCTGAGCTTGGACCGGTGCCATCAGGGTGGAAAGGCAAGTGTGAGGTGGGGCAAAACTTCAGTTCATCAAGCTGCAATAAGAAACTAATTGGTGCCAGGTATTATTTACAAGGGTACGAAGCTGCGTTGGGACCTATTGATGAAACCATGGAATCAAAGTCTCCAAGAGATGATGATGGACATGGTACTCACACAGCAACTACGGCTGCCGGGTCAGTTGTGCCTAATGCCAACTTACTAGGATATGCTTCCGGGACAGCACGCGGGATGGCTTCACATGCCCGAGTGGCCATCTACAAGGTGTGTTGGCTTAATGGGTGTTTTATCTCTGATATTACGGCAGGCATGGATAGAGCTATTGCGGATGGTGTCGATATTATGTCAATGTCAATTGGTGGTCATATAACAGAGTACTATCTTGACATTATCGCCATTGGAGCATTCACAGCAGCTGCACATGGAATTTTTGTATCTTGTTCAGCAGGAAATGAAGGACCTGAAGCAGGCAGCTTGTTAAATGTTGCGCCATGGATAACAACCGTTGGTGCTGGAACATTAGACCGTGATTTCCCAGCCTCTATTACTCTCGGAAACAACATGAGATACACCGGGGTGACACTTTATAATGGAAAACAGTTATCTAATTCCACGGTGCCACTAGTTTATGGTGGTAGTGTGAGTAATTCCAGTAATGGAAGTCTTTGCATAGATGGAAGTTTGATTCCAGAAAAGGTTAGGGGGAAAATTGTGGTATGCGATCGAGGGGGGAGTGACAGGGTTGAAAAAGGAGTGGTGGTGAAGGCTGCTGGTGGTGTAGGGATGATTTTGGCAAACactttaacttttggtgaagaGCTACTTGCCGATGCACATCTCTTACCTTCAGCAGCCGTTGGTCAGATAGCTGGGGATTCAATCAAGAAATATATATCTTTTGATCCCAATCCAACAGCCACAATTGGTCCTGGAACCACAATGTTAGGTGTTCAACCATCTCCCATGGTTGCAGCATTTAGTTCTAGAGGTCCGAATCCGGTCACTCCAGCAATATTTAAACCAGACATTATCGCACCAGGAGTCAATATCCTTGCAGGATGGACTGGTGAGGTTGGCCCGACCGGGTTGGCCATCGACCAAAGGCATGTAAAGTTCAATATCGTTTCAGGCACATCAATGTCTTGTCCCCATGTTAGTGGTTTAGCTGCAATTCTCAAAGCTGCTCATCCTGAATGGAGTCCAGCAGCCATTAAATCTGCCCTCATGACCACAGCCTACTCAACTTACCCAAATGGTGAAAAGATTAAAGATGTTGCCACAGGGGGACCAGCAACACCGTTTGATTATGGTGCCGGGCATGTGGATCCAATCGCAGCCCTCGACCCTGGCCTTGTCTATGACACCACCATCGATGACTATCTTGGTTTTCTTTGTGCCCTGAACTACACACCTAGTCAAATTAAATCCACCACGCAAACAAATTTCACTTGTCAGAAAAGCAAAAAGTACACCCTGGGAGATTTTAACTATCCATCCTTCTCTGTTCCCTTCCAAACTGGGTTGCGCAGCACCGTGAAATATACAAGGACCATTACAAATGTGGGTGTACCAGCAACATACAAGATTTCACTGTATTCGCAGACACAAGCAGTGAAAATGTCGGTTGTGCCAGCAATATTAAGTTTCAGTGCACAATACGAGAAGAAGAGCTATACAGTGACATTCAGAGCTATTTCTATGCCACCTGGTTCAACTGGCTTTGCCCGTCTGGAATGGTCCGATGGTAAGCACATTGTTAGTAGTCCAATAGCTTACATCTGGACATAA
- the LOC107910309 gene encoding uncharacterized protein isoform X1, which translates to MASTLDRWEKDPFFAVAEEVQQSADRMETTYRTWIHAIKDGSSTWNLEELGRDLHTALSTTKWQLEEFEKAVQSSYYGNSSEEARDRHREFIVAIKNQNLKIEKYLQESASSEGKTPVPWVHLDEGECNELALFLSAPPLPRDKKLPPKVHGRASDLRRGINRESAPDFLKNASQSIEFSSSEVNNEKSYGHRRTASASPDIGAWKIAIVDDVLQQNSSNGQRFIPPRRVPSSGALSSTESAVKGQWSKNGIRKSATARHQESDAEFSRPPELARGNDECCEKGSGCVDCNDKQPIGWYGAIKRRLQRSKHQLKNSRPTQIAIWAFLVICLIVLIVLQTI; encoded by the exons ATGGCTTCGACTCTTGATCGGTGGGAAAAAGATCCCTTCTTCGCTGTTGCTGAAGAAGTCCAGCAATCTGCTGACAG GATGGAAACGACATATAGGACATGGATACATGCGATAAAAGATGGTTCTTCTACATGGAATTTAGAGGAACTTGGCAGGGATCTACATACTGCTCTTAGCACTACCAAATGGCAG TTAGAGGAGTTTGAAAAAGCTGTTCAATCGAGTTACTATGGGAATTCAAGTGAGGAAGCAAGAGATCGGCATCGTGAATTTATAGTAGCAATTAAGAACCAGAATTTAAAGATTGAAAAATATTTACAGGAATCAGCTAGTTCTGAGGGTAAGACACCAGTGCCTTGGGTGCATTTGGATGAAGGTGAATGCAATGAACTCGCATTATTTTTGTCCGCACCGCCTCTACCCAGAGACAAGAAGCTTCCTCCTAAGGTTCATGGTAGAGCTAGTGATCTTCGGCGAGGAATCAATAGAGAATCAGCGCCAGATTTCTTGAAGAATGCAAGTCAGTCTATTGAGTTCAGCTCATCTGAGGTTAACAACGAGAAGTCATATGGGCATAGGAGGACAGCTAGTGCTAGTCCTGACATTGGTGCTTGGAAGATTGCAATTGTTGATGACGTTTTACAGCAAAACTCTTCCAATGGTCAACGCTTTATTCCACCACGAAGGGTGCCAAGCTCCGGTGCCCTGAGTTCCACGGAATCTGCAGTCAAGGGGCAGTGGTCAAAGAATGGCATCAGGAAGTCGGCAACGGCTCGTCATCAAGAGTCTGATGCAGAGTTTTCGAGACCTCCTGAGTTGGCTAGG GGCAATGATGAATGCTGTGAAAAGGGTAGCGGTTGTGTAGATTGCAATGATAAGCAACCTATTGGCTGGTATGGGGCTATTAAAAGACGGCTTCAAAGGTCTAAGCATCAATTAAAAAATAGTCGCCCCACTCAAATAGCAATTTGGGCTTTCCTCGTTATTTGCTTGATTG TTTTGATTGTATTGCAGACAATATGA
- the LOC107910309 gene encoding uncharacterized protein isoform X2: protein MLEEFEKAVQSSYYGNSSEEARDRHREFIVAIKNQNLKIEKYLQESASSEGKTPVPWVHLDEGECNELALFLSAPPLPRDKKLPPKVHGRASDLRRGINRESAPDFLKNASQSIEFSSSEVNNEKSYGHRRTASASPDIGAWKIAIVDDVLQQNSSNGQRFIPPRRVPSSGALSSTESAVKGQWSKNGIRKSATARHQESDAEFSRPPELARGNDECCEKGSGCVDCNDKQPIGWYGAIKRRLQRSKHQLKNSRPTQIAIWAFLVICLIVLIVLQTI from the exons ATG TTAGAGGAGTTTGAAAAAGCTGTTCAATCGAGTTACTATGGGAATTCAAGTGAGGAAGCAAGAGATCGGCATCGTGAATTTATAGTAGCAATTAAGAACCAGAATTTAAAGATTGAAAAATATTTACAGGAATCAGCTAGTTCTGAGGGTAAGACACCAGTGCCTTGGGTGCATTTGGATGAAGGTGAATGCAATGAACTCGCATTATTTTTGTCCGCACCGCCTCTACCCAGAGACAAGAAGCTTCCTCCTAAGGTTCATGGTAGAGCTAGTGATCTTCGGCGAGGAATCAATAGAGAATCAGCGCCAGATTTCTTGAAGAATGCAAGTCAGTCTATTGAGTTCAGCTCATCTGAGGTTAACAACGAGAAGTCATATGGGCATAGGAGGACAGCTAGTGCTAGTCCTGACATTGGTGCTTGGAAGATTGCAATTGTTGATGACGTTTTACAGCAAAACTCTTCCAATGGTCAACGCTTTATTCCACCACGAAGGGTGCCAAGCTCCGGTGCCCTGAGTTCCACGGAATCTGCAGTCAAGGGGCAGTGGTCAAAGAATGGCATCAGGAAGTCGGCAACGGCTCGTCATCAAGAGTCTGATGCAGAGTTTTCGAGACCTCCTGAGTTGGCTAGG GGCAATGATGAATGCTGTGAAAAGGGTAGCGGTTGTGTAGATTGCAATGATAAGCAACCTATTGGCTGGTATGGGGCTATTAAAAGACGGCTTCAAAGGTCTAAGCATCAATTAAAAAATAGTCGCCCCACTCAAATAGCAATTTGGGCTTTCCTCGTTATTTGCTTGATTG TTTTGATTGTATTGCAGACAATATGA